A genomic stretch from Mesomycoplasma neurolyticum includes:
- the dnaG gene encoding DNA primase, with amino-acid sequence MSQNITKVINETLDIATVISSFISIHKKGNNYITICPFHGDRNPSLVISPQKRIFKCFSCNESGGIIDFVMKFNKINFVSAINLLNEKFSLNLDLKYYDNNEKNTKYSELEKEIINTNSLATILFKVNLKTEINNNVLLKNFFYERKMTEEIIQKFDIGYASDNEKFKNFLINVKKIPKDILINSSILTESENSFFINRIIFPIKNEFNDIVGFSGRIIQKNDNVPKYLNTPQNNLFSKSKILFNYYEANNNLNEKNEIIICEGFMDVIALYKSGIKNVVALMGTSLSQYHIPLLKNKKVVLWLDGDKAGKLATKKSILILLKNKIKVEIINNTTSLDPDEILNLNGKEVLVQMINQRITAFDFVYKELSFDLIPDNFLSTTSFVKEFLSYLIYASDQEKSFFINKCVSEHKIPSNFFNSINIDNSQKTSDKVVKKKFLKQKNEIFANHLKEMVTSILLIPEIGQKYLRDQELVFLDQKIKKMINEFLKIPDINKRKELLEKNHFFSDNNPKKINDWKSIKKRNNEFYFNNFKVNIFNKIKELENEKANAKSEKEVLEIKQKINSIYNLWINFLLNNRKK; translated from the coding sequence ATGTCACAAAATATAACAAAGGTAATAAATGAAACTCTTGATATTGCTACTGTAATATCTAGTTTCATCTCTATTCACAAAAAAGGTAATAATTATATTACTATTTGTCCTTTTCATGGAGATAGGAATCCTTCACTTGTTATATCACCACAAAAACGGATTTTTAAATGTTTTAGTTGCAATGAATCAGGTGGCATCATTGATTTTGTTATGAAATTTAATAAAATAAATTTTGTTTCTGCAATTAATTTGTTAAATGAAAAATTTTCATTAAATCTTGATCTAAAATATTATGATAATAATGAGAAAAACACAAAATATAGTGAATTAGAAAAAGAAATAATAAATACAAATTCATTAGCAACTATTTTATTTAAAGTAAATTTAAAAACAGAAATAAATAATAATGTCTTGTTAAAGAATTTTTTTTATGAAAGAAAAATGACAGAAGAAATTATTCAAAAATTTGATATTGGTTATGCTTCCGATAATGAAAAATTTAAAAATTTTTTAATTAATGTTAAAAAAATACCTAAAGATATATTAATAAATTCATCTATATTAACTGAAAGTGAAAATTCTTTTTTTATCAATAGGATTATTTTTCCAATTAAAAATGAATTTAATGATATTGTTGGTTTTTCAGGAAGAATTATTCAAAAAAATGATAATGTTCCAAAATATTTAAACACTCCACAGAATAATTTGTTTTCAAAATCAAAAATCTTATTTAATTATTATGAAGCAAATAATAATTTAAATGAAAAAAATGAAATTATTATTTGTGAAGGTTTTATGGATGTTATTGCTTTATATAAAAGTGGCATTAAAAATGTAGTGGCACTAATGGGGACATCTCTTAGTCAATACCATATTCCATTATTAAAAAATAAAAAAGTTGTATTATGACTTGATGGTGATAAAGCAGGAAAACTAGCAACAAAAAAATCAATTTTAATTTTATTAAAAAATAAAATAAAAGTAGAAATAATTAATAATACAACTAGTTTGGACCCTGACGAAATTTTAAATTTAAACGGAAAAGAAGTGTTAGTGCAAATGATAAATCAAAGAATAACAGCATTTGATTTTGTCTATAAAGAACTCTCCTTTGATTTAATTCCTGACAATTTTTTATCTACAACTAGTTTTGTAAAAGAATTTTTGTCATATTTAATTTATGCATCAGATCAAGAAAAATCTTTTTTTATTAATAAATGTGTTTCCGAACACAAAATTCCATCAAATTTTTTCAATTCTATTAATATTGATAATTCTCAAAAAACTAGTGACAAAGTTGTGAAAAAAAAATTTTTAAAACAAAAAAATGAAATTTTCGCTAACCATTTAAAAGAAATGGTAACTTCTATTTTGTTAATACCTGAAATTGGGCAAAAGTATTTAAGAGATCAAGAATTAGTTTTTTTAGATCAAAAAATAAAAAAAATGATTAATGAATTTTTGAAAATTCCTGATATCAATAAAAGAAAAGAATTACTAGAAAAAAATCATTTTTTTTCTGATAATAATCCAAAAAAAATAAATGATTGAAAAAGTATAAAAAAACGTAATAATGAATTTTATTTTAATAATTTTAAGGTTAATATTTTTAATAAAATAAAAGAATTAGAAAATGAAAAAGCAAATGCAAAAAGCGAAAAAGAGGTCTTAGAAATTAAACAAAAAATAAATTCCATTTATAATTTATGAATAAATTTTTTATTAAATAATAGAAAAAAATAA
- a CDS encoding glycine--tRNA ligase has translation MKKIQEIINHLKNFGFVFQGSEIYGGLANTWDYGPIGTLLFKRLKEFWWFEFINKERNMFGLDSKILMNPNVWHASGHVDNFSDPLIENKNNNKRYRADHIIEELFKDVNVSKMSKLEMEQFIKVNVPYYDNSPTNWSEIKHFNLMFETHQGVVEDKKNKIYLRPETAQGIFINFKNVQRTMRAKLPFGIGQIGKSFRNEVTPGNFIFRTREFEQMELEIFDFPETSFETFKKYVDKSYNFLLKLGINKENLRIKEHSKDELAHYSVATSDIEYLFPFGWGELLGIAHRGDFDLSSHMKHSNESLEYFDPVQNKKIIPHIIEPSMGADRLMFALLIDAYNEEELTNDDKRIVLKLDKKIVPFTVAVLPLVKKLSDKALEIFDSLVNANFSVDYDEVGSIGKRYRRQDAIGTFYCITIDYDTIEDLKVTIRHRDTMKQERIDISEIQKYLRI, from the coding sequence ATGAAAAAAATACAAGAAATTATCAATCATTTAAAAAACTTTGGTTTTGTCTTTCAAGGCTCAGAAATTTATGGCGGATTAGCTAATACATGAGATTATGGACCTATTGGAACCCTGCTTTTCAAAAGACTTAAAGAATTTTGATGATTTGAATTTATAAACAAAGAGAGAAACATGTTTGGGCTTGATTCAAAAATTTTAATGAATCCGAACGTTTGACATGCATCAGGACATGTAGATAATTTTTCAGATCCATTAATTGAAAACAAAAATAACAACAAAAGATATAGAGCGGATCACATTATAGAAGAACTTTTCAAAGATGTTAATGTTTCTAAAATGTCTAAATTAGAAATGGAGCAATTTATAAAAGTAAATGTTCCTTATTATGACAATTCACCAACAAATTGAAGTGAGATTAAACACTTTAATTTAATGTTTGAAACTCATCAAGGTGTAGTTGAAGATAAAAAAAATAAAATTTACTTAAGACCTGAAACTGCTCAAGGGATTTTTATAAATTTTAAAAATGTTCAGAGAACTATGAGAGCTAAATTGCCTTTTGGTATAGGTCAAATTGGTAAATCGTTTAGAAATGAAGTGACACCTGGTAATTTTATTTTTAGAACTAGAGAATTTGAGCAAATGGAATTAGAGATTTTTGATTTTCCTGAAACATCATTTGAAACATTTAAAAAATATGTTGATAAATCATATAATTTTTTATTAAAACTTGGAATTAATAAAGAAAATTTAAGAATTAAAGAGCATTCTAAAGATGAATTAGCACATTACTCTGTAGCTACAAGCGATATAGAATATTTGTTTCCATTTGGTTGAGGTGAACTATTAGGTATAGCTCATAGAGGAGATTTTGACTTATCATCTCATATGAAGCACTCAAATGAATCATTAGAATATTTTGATCCTGTTCAAAACAAAAAAATCATTCCTCATATAATAGAACCATCAATGGGAGCTGATCGTTTAATGTTTGCACTTTTAATTGATGCATACAATGAGGAAGAGTTAACTAATGATGATAAAAGAATTGTTTTAAAATTAGATAAAAAAATAGTGCCTTTTACTGTCGCGGTTTTACCACTTGTAAAAAAACTAAGTGATAAAGCGCTTGAAATTTTTGATAGTTTAGTTAATGCTAATTTTTCAGTGGATTATGATGAAGTGGGTTCTATTGGTAAGCGTTATCGTCGTCAAGATGCAATTGGGACATTTTATTGTATAACTATTGATTATGATACTATAGAAGATTTAAAAGTTACTATTAGACATCGTGATACAATGAAACAAGAAAGAATAGATATTTCTGAAATTCAAAAATATTTAAGGATTTAA
- a CDS encoding RNA polymerase sigma factor — protein MSRTKKKNNNKYDVIIEFLKKKINKRKKFLTQEEVFKHLNSKKIDIDEMAADEFFSILLKENIIKPEADEGDLDDVKEEEFLKELKSEKKKTKKNSKKNDDDFDDDFDETFELKDYGLDDDLSLNLEGFASDENSLNLHDNNLRNKLTETDDIIKWYMRWIGKYGKLLSHEEEIEIAKKIHNSSARNARKARHLLVKRNLRLVVNNAKKYKNKGLSFIDLISEGNGGILKAVDKFEYEKGFKFSTYATWWIRQAITRAVADQARIIRVPVHMVETINKLTKIERELQQELGYTPSDEVLAEKMGDDFTPQKVQYIRKINIDPISLDKSIGKEDDSYFSDFIKDENVISPVDYAAKEQLSSWIKTILNTNLTPSEKEIIMKRYGIGEDENGQKYKVHSLDELAAERQVTKERIRQIESKILKKLKHSQGKQKLKDYVKND, from the coding sequence ATGTCTAGAACAAAGAAAAAAAATAATAATAAATATGATGTTATTATTGAATTTTTGAAAAAGAAAATTAATAAAAGAAAAAAATTCCTTACTCAGGAAGAAGTTTTTAAACATTTAAATTCTAAAAAAATAGATATTGATGAAATGGCAGCTGATGAATTTTTTTCTATTTTACTAAAAGAAAACATTATTAAACCTGAAGCTGATGAAGGTGATTTAGATGATGTAAAAGAAGAAGAATTTTTAAAAGAATTAAAATCTGAAAAGAAAAAAACAAAAAAAAATTCTAAAAAAAATGATGATGACTTTGATGATGACTTTGATGAAACATTTGAATTAAAAGATTATGGTTTAGATGATGATTTAAGTTTGAATTTAGAAGGATTTGCAAGTGATGAAAATTCATTAAATCTTCATGATAATAATTTAAGAAACAAATTGACTGAAACAGATGATATCATAAAATGATATATGCGTTGAATAGGGAAATATGGTAAATTATTATCACATGAAGAAGAAATTGAAATTGCTAAAAAAATCCATAATTCTTCAGCTAGAAACGCAAGAAAAGCAAGGCATTTATTAGTTAAAAGAAATTTAAGACTTGTAGTAAATAATGCTAAAAAATACAAAAATAAAGGTTTATCTTTTATTGATTTAATTTCAGAGGGCAATGGCGGTATTTTAAAAGCTGTTGATAAATTTGAGTATGAAAAAGGTTTTAAATTTTCTACATATGCAACATGATGAATAAGACAAGCTATAACAAGAGCAGTAGCTGATCAAGCAAGAATAATTAGAGTTCCAGTTCACATGGTAGAAACTATTAATAAATTAACAAAAATCGAAAGAGAATTACAACAGGAATTGGGTTATACACCATCAGATGAAGTTTTAGCAGAAAAAATGGGTGATGATTTTACACCACAAAAAGTTCAATATATAAGAAAAATTAATATTGATCCAATTTCCTTGGATAAATCCATAGGAAAAGAAGATGATTCATATTTTTCAGATTTTATTAAAGATGAAAATGTAATTTCACCAGTTGATTATGCAGCTAAAGAACAATTATCTTCATGAATTAAAACAATACTTAATACTAATTTAACCCCTTCCGAAAAAGAAATAATTATGAAAAGATATGGTATTGGTGAAGATGAAAATGGACAAAAATACAAAGTTCATTCACTAGATGAACTTGCTGCTGAAAGACAAGTAACAAAAGAAAGAATAAGACAGATTGAATCAAAAATTTTAAAAAAACTTAAACATTCACAAGGCAAACAAAAATTAAAAGATTATGTCAAAAATGATTAG